The following is a genomic window from Calliphora vicina chromosome 5, idCalVici1.1, whole genome shotgun sequence.
TAACATAAAATGAAAAGCTTCTGCACAATGCCAAATACGTTCTATGGTAGCCGAATCTTCGGGAGACATTGTATCCATAATACTTATGCGATCAATGTTATAGGCCGGAGTTTCAGCTGAACTTGAAGCTAAACTTTTTAAATGCTGTTCAGTTAAAAGTCCTGCCAAAACGTAAAGCTTTTTGATGCGCAATAAATTAGAGCGTTTTTCAAGTTCACGTTCGGCTAATTTGGTCATAAGGCGTGCAGCGTCTAAGTAACGCCCGGCTTTCTTTTGCAATTCAATAGCTTCGGGCAGACGGCCGTCTTTTAAAAGTTGGGCAGCATGTTTACTTAACAAAACACTAACTTGTGGCATTTTGAATTTCTGGGCTAACTCTACAGCCTGGCCCCATTGACGCAGATTAACACAGGTATTGACGGCCGATTTGGGATCACCTAGCTTCAAATAAGCATTAACAGCTTCAGAGCACATGCCTAATAAgggatatattaaaatattcaaaatctttGTATTGAGCATTAGTAGCAACAACTTACCAACTGAGGCCAACATTTCAGCTATTTTCGAAAGTAACGGACTTTTTTCCGGCAATTTATCTATGCATTTTTCCAATTCTTCGAATTGTTCCAAGTGATACAAAGATTCCATAAGACCTTCTATGTTATGAGATTTATCATAATATTCCTTGGCACTTTCCCAAGACCGGAGGCTGGCAAAATGATGACCTATTTGACGCCAAGCTGTTTCCATTTGTTGATCGGAAATTCCCGAACCCATTCTATACAGCTGTACCACTCGAAACCAATCACACAGAGTTATACGCAAATTTATAGCCAAATCTCTACGATCACCATCGATATACAACTTTTCCGCCTCCTCAAATTCACCATAAAAAGCCGCTATTTCTGCTTTCTGCAACATTTCCGATGGTATGTTTCGCAAACGTTTCACCAGTTGTATACCCTGATAATTCGAACATCTTACGAACGCATTTTCAGCTGTATCAAGATCCAACTTTTTTAAGGCCGCTTCTGCCAATAGACGCCACAAACGAGGATGAGGATTATCTTCAATAAATTGTTTGGCATCTTCAAGGCCAACATGTTGCAGCAGATCATCTGTATCCCTTAAGGACTTGACTTTCAATTGCAGTATATGACTAAGGGAATTTTGTGATTCCTCGCCACTTATAATATCATCCAATAATACACTGGTGATTTCTAAATCTTCAAAGGTGCATATATAACCAGAACATGCAATGGGTTCCTCAGGATCATTCCCTCTAAATATATACATGCGTGTTTTTTCCATGAGAGCCAATAGCAGAGGATTGTCGTTAGCCCAGCAAATGGCCCAAACATCTTTGCGTTCTACACGACTAAAATTGAGTTGAGTTTCACGATTATCATCCAAGTCCAAAAGTGTCATAACACCATTTGAGTCAATTAAAGCAGCTCGTCTGGTATttgaaaagtaaataaaatattgagataaaataaataaaaaattacgaaattAAAACGATTTCTccttttgaaaagaaaaataaatggtAAAACTTACGATGAATTGCAGTTGACagacattttaataattttacttcCAATTTTATGACGATTTCTTAGAGCCACATTTGGTATGCTATACTCATTTATAATACCCGATTCTCTAGCCACCAATAACGTTTTCTCCGATATAGCTAGACTGCATATAAAATCTGTATTATTTTCAGCATGTTCTTGACTTGTCCTTGAAACCACCAAATCTTTAGTTAAATCTATGCCAGTGGGTGTGTCATCAATGTGGAAACGTTTCTCTTTGCGAGATTTAACATTGTGCAATTGAGAGGCACTCTAAataatcaacaaaatttatatatcgATGTATAAACAGATCAGTATCCAACAAACTCTTACCTTGGGAGTATGATAGTGCCATAATAAAATTTCATCTTTAGAAGCTATAGCCACATAATTCGAATTAATGCCAATAAAATTTGGACATACTTCAGTATATTTCgctttataataacaaaaaaaaaaatcgttatatttctAATATATCAAATGTATTTAACAAGCCCAACTTACAATCCACCGTAGTACCaatcgaattacacaataacAACTGATACAATTTGTCATCGGCATTTTTACGCTCCACAGATGTTAAAGCCAAATCCTTAAGGGTACCATTAATACACTCCACAGCCAAAACACAATGTTCATTACATGCTGCCATTGCCAAACAATGCTCAACTTCTTTAAGAAAACTCTaaacatattattaaaaaaatatatcctGAAATCCATTAAGAACTCTTATTTGTACCCACCTGATTTGAGCTAGTGTTCCAAAATGTTATTACACTTAGATTATTCGATTTGCCATTACTTTTATCACTCAAAAATACCACTGTCTTTTCAAAATAACACCACCGATAATCGGGACGTATGttggcaaaatatataaaagaatcCACCGCCATAGCTATGCGCAAAGATTTGCCCTCCCACGAGATGGATGTTATTTGATTGCCCGGTACTTTAAGGGTTCTATACAAATGTCCATAGGGTGAATAGAAACTAACTTGATTTAGTTCTTTTGTATTTGATATTTCTTCTAGACGTCCACATATGGCTATAACAGAACCATCATGATTCCATTTTGCATCCGTTATACAcatgttggtattcaaaattGTGGGtgctaaacaaatttaagaaatgtttaataataaaaatagaaaaaattgtgggtgcttaacaaaattgggaaaagttttataacaaacaaaagttATTGGAATCTTGGGAGATGTTTAAGTCGCAAACCAATTATATTCGTTTGGTAAAAATAAGTTCCAAGTTCATTGGTTACCAAACATAAATGGAAATCCGACCCTTAATGATCACAGAATAAcgtttttacagaaataaaaattgtccacgtccactaatacgcccacttattaaatacatctgcaaaatacatcgatctgtgatcactcatatttctgaccaaaaatatattttttatatagacactcaaaatatttaaattcgctaataacttggccaacaagcgtttaatcaagaaaagcagctcgatatgtgatcactcatatttctcgatttttcgattttttatatagatactcaaaatatctaaattcgctaataacttggcaattaagcgtttaatcaagaaaaggaactcgatctgtgatcactcatgtttctgatcaaaaatcggttttttatataaaaactcaaaatatttaaattcgctaataacttggccaatacgcgtttaatcaagaaaagaggctcgatctgtgatcactcatatttctggccaaaaaacgttagtaacttggccaataagcgtttaatcaagaaaaggagctcgatctgtgatcactcatatttctgaacaaaaatcggttttttatataaaaactcaaaatatctaaattcgctaataacttggccattaagcgtttaatcaagaaaatgagatcgatctgtgatcactcatatttctgatcaaaaatcgattttttaaataacaactcaaaatatgtacattgatttacatgtattctgttgttgcaagacttaggtatTTGACAACAAAATTAGGTTccttgtctctcagtagcgcttctatgtatattttattctatggcctatatgaataaaaattatcattcaacaacacttttttttatttttaactatatttacCCATTTCTGCtagtacttaaataaaaatagtataataAACTTAACAAACTCTTTCAGTTGCttaattttatcattaaatattgtgttgtataaaaaacttaCCATCATCATTTTCATCGACCATAATTTGGACTTTTCCAGTCTCATAACATATGGCTAAGACTGGCCGATTTGTAGAAGTTTTGCCACTAAACCAACTTAATGCCGTAACACTATTGTGGCGATTTACATTGAGTCCCACACAttgtatgtttaatttcatctAAAAAGACAAATAAGAAGCAAGAACTATTTTGAAACTAGTTTTTACGATGGTTCTGGTACGAGTTCtaaaaaatgttcatttaaAACAAGCCTACGCGGGTTCCAATAAAAGAACCCGCATAAGTGCCTAAAAAtgtgcaaaatatttataaaaatgtataatctGGATACTTATCAAAAGAGCCTATTCGAAAAAAGCAAAtccaaactaaacaaaaaacgcctcttcaataaaaaaaaaaaaattattgaaatttccgAACaaaatacaaggtggcgcaaaagtaatcctcctaccagaaaatgctataaattttgcgattggcccctaatgtcagttctgttttgacatttgtgtagtaaacacatgcgaaatacacgttaataaacaatgttacgctacactgctccagaacgcggaatattgctgactatttatttggccaataatcggtcggtgattaatcaaaaataatcatgagtgatgaggcccatttccatcttagcgggtacgtaaataagcaaaatttacgcttctggggcactgaaaatccgcgtgtaacccacgaagagccattacacccgctcaaagtcactgtatggtgtgttgttttcgctggaggagtcatcggaccttttttcatTGAAGACGTCgagggccaaacggttactgtgaatggtgagcgctacagagcaatgatcagcgagttctttttgccgcaacttgatgaattgggattggaaaacatgtggttccaacaggacggtccaacggcacacactgcacgtgtcacaaccgatatgctgaaggatgcatttcccgggcacctaatctcccgttttggcgatttgcactggccagcaagatcgcctgatttgaccgctccagacttctttttgtggagctttttgaagtcgcgggtttatgtcaacaagcctcagactcttgcagctcttaaagacaatatccgtcaagaatgtgaggacctatcgccggaagttttggccaaagtgatggaaaatgccataagtgctcaaatgacaatcaactgtggcggcggccatttacatgacatcatattctcaacttgatgtaaaaaaaattaaaagaccaaataaaaataatccacaagaagaatcaaagtttttaattttttttttattacagccaaaaaaaatcggaagtttacttttgcgccaccttgtataaaccactttttataacattttcaacATTAGTGAAGTTTTTCAtcgtcaaacaaaaatttgtctacattatttgttttcaatatttattgtatcttaaagtatactttggtgaagagtataaatgATTAGGCACAGCCGAATCTATTACTCTTACTTATTATTGTTAGAAATATAATTACCGCAAAATTTCCTTGATTGTCATACAAATGACATTCTCCATTAGCCAAACTAAATAGAAGTAAACGATTGTCAGGGCTCCATTGAACGCCACTTAGATgagtattttttaattcttttcccCAAATTCGATTGCCATCAACGGAACCTGGCAACAAATATAACATTTTCATGGACAAAAAAATGGATAATTATTTTGAACATTATTTAATCAGAAACATAGCCTATTGTAGGCCATAATCGGTcacataattataaattaaccaAAATACTAACCGACTATGATAGCACCATCCTCATAAACAATGCATATTCTGGAGCCATCTGAAGTCCAATGCATACCATTGACTGTAGACTTTTTACGGTCATTGGTCATTTCTTCATACCAAGAGCCTTTGTACAACATCCACACCATTATAACACCATCAACATCGGATgatgttaatttttgttgggcATCATTCCATACTACCACTTTTACGGCGTCTTTATGTCCGTCCAATGTTTGATTCATAGACAAATTTGATACCGCTGCCAAACCACCTTTATTTTGGCCATTAGAAGCTAAATACAgataataattaaatacaaaataatacctaattccaaagtaattataGATTATACCTTGTTCCAGTTTTAATACCTTGAGTAAGCCATCTGTACCTGCTACAGCTATGTAGCCTTGTTCTTTATTCCAGGAAATGCAATTTAATTTCACATTATTTGGTATAGCAATCTATAAaaggaacatttttataattttatatacataagtagtaggtataataaatataaactaatTACTAACCTTTTTACTTaaatacacaaacattttaaattagaatatttttctttctttattataattttcttataatttcttttttatattttgatggaCTGAcgattattttattgtaattataaGAAAACTCGTTTCCATGGTAGTATGTATTGTTGTTTGGTGTTCATGTTGTTGTAGGCCATTTCTCAtataacaactacaacaatttgCTTTATGTTTACCTTTTTGTTTGGTGTTCTTGTTTGGTGGTGCAACCTGTTGCGTGTGTTTTGACCAAAACATTACATTTATATACCATATACACACATACAGTGAAAGACAATATATTGgaattttttagtttcaaattgaaaaaaatgttatttactcgaataaaaaatatattttcctctGAATCATAGaggaaaaatacatacatatgtacatatgtatttttcaGCCCAGCCAGGACTATACGCGATATATTGATCTATTACTcgtgtttttaaattatttgtggtcttcggaaagttgatttcaacagacagatcgATTCCACTATCTacaatgatccagaatatatataatttataatttcatggtgaagggtatactaATTAGTCAAAACAATCACATAGTTGTCTTTACTAATATATTCTCAACACTTAGGTtttttgacaattgagttaggactttgacaggagagtttccgttctatgtgtatttctctatgcccttaatattcaattaattttatttcaaactaaattatataaaaacatttaagatAGCTCTCtttggctgtgtcgaatcttatatactcttcaccaaattatacttaaaaataatttttatttaaacaaaattaattttttttaaattgtttttaaaattttttttttccaaataggtttttaaaaagatatttccaaatttatttttttttaaattaaaaattaaaagaatttagacaaaaaaaattttttggtaaaaaaaaattcgagttaaaaaatatttttttcgattttgaccaattgtagatccaacttactatagccctatatacatcgttgcaattgtctaaattaatgacttagtaatcctgatatacatatacatataaaaactgggtaaaaaaatcgaggttttcctggtattttccttatatgggcaattccatatcatcgtacgtgacatttgtacgcttATAGAGTGGAAAAGATTTAggaaaaataagagtatctgaaaaataataaaaacattgttgtccgtataagggtatatcgtacgtcacataaaacggaactcattttgaggtacatgcagaaattttcgaatcgtgagaggcgttatgttttcttttcgtcttacactaaacgaaatatttttcctttataattcgtcatatttaaataaaaacaatctttggaagattttataataaataaaatttaatatcgtacgtgacataccgtacgtgacagatttttctcttataataaaacaatatatattctgtaaatatatgtgtacaaaaactaaaaaaaataatagaaaatatacattcggtttcaataaacaattatataagagcaaataaacaatcagagtcaaattcatttcatattatATGCTAagttttaaccgcaattttagcctaaaacacgccaattaaattaaaaattaaaatttttttgcctataaaattttgtaataagctctaaatacttacacatagtaatattttagtgttttctcctattcaaatcatcttgaaaaaaagtttcaagagtTTTTagtcgtggtagtcattctcgtggaaatgcccatatgtatctcagacatttgtgggctgattttctcgatttattgatgtatgtaagttatttgggggcaactgcaagttgattttaacatacagaGGGACAacttataagtttgtcattcctagccattcatggtgaagggtataaaaacattaattttttgtgtatgtacataatttaattaatttgtttattacatCGAATTATAATAAATGTAATGAATCATTTAATTCCATTAGAGTTTCATCATTTTGAGTTAAAGgatttttactatttattaaCTTCTGAGCACTGCCACGTTTATTTT
Proteins encoded in this region:
- the Oseg4 gene encoding WD repeat-containing protein 35, with the translated sequence MFVYLSKKIAIPNNVKLNCISWNKEQGYIAVAGTDGLLKVLKLEQASNGQNKGGLAAVSNLSMNQTLDGHKDAVKVVVWNDAQQKLTSSDVDGVIMVWMLYKGSWYEEMTNDRKKSTVNGMHWTSDGSRICIVYEDGAIIVGSVDGNRIWGKELKNTHLSGVQWSPDNRLLLFSLANGECHLYDNQGNFAMKLNIQCVGLNVNRHNSVTALSWFSGKTSTNRPVLAICYETGKVQIMVDENDDAPTILNTNMCITDAKWNHDGSVIAICGRLEEISNTKELNQVSFYSPYGHLYRTLKVPGNQITSISWEGKSLRIAMAVDSFIYFANIRPDYRWCYFEKTVVFLSDKSNGKSNNLSVITFWNTSSNQSFLKEVEHCLAMAACNEHCVLAVECINGTLKDLALTSVERKNADDKLYQLLLCNSIGTTVDSKYTEVCPNFIGINSNYVAIASKDEILLWHYHTPKSASQLHNVKSRKEKRFHIDDTPTGIDLTKDLVVSRTSQEHAENNTDFICSLAISEKTLLVARESGIINEYSIPNVALRNRHKIGSKIIKMSVNCNSSRAALIDSNGVMTLLDLDDNRETQLNFSRVERKDVWAICWANDNPLLLALMEKTRMYIFRGNDPEEPIACSGYICTFEDLEITSVLLDDIISGEESQNSLSHILQLKVKSLRDTDDLLQHVGLEDAKQFIEDNPHPRLWRLLAEAALKKLDLDTAENAFVRCSNYQGIQLVKRLRNIPSEMLQKAEIAAFYGEFEEAEKLYIDGDRRDLAINLRITLCDWFRVVQLYRMGSGISDQQMETAWRQIGHHFASLRSWESAKEYYDKSHNIEGLMESLYHLEQFEELEKCIDKLPEKSPLLSKIAEMLASVGMCSEAVNAYLKLGDPKSAVNTCVNLRQWGQAVELAQKFKMPQVSVLLSKHAAQLLKDGRLPEAIELQKKAGRYLDAARLMTKLAERELEKRSNLLRIKKLYVLAGLLTEQHLKSLASSSAETPAYNIDRISIMDTMSPEDSATIERIWHCAEAFHFMLLAQRQLRFGIVHSAVITALRLREYEDVLIAEDIYSLLALASCADRSFGTCSKAFIKLESLENLPEKSQKEYEELAVNIFSKNEPIDDKVDFITCYSCTNAVADCLPACNTCGARFPPCISSGKPITQPTANIWICGTCQHCASPMEITRHRTCPLCHSLILSMTLEV